In Ectothiorhodospiraceae bacterium 2226, a single window of DNA contains:
- a CDS encoding pentapeptide repeat-containing protein, translated as MAGILWAGAATAGCDDPPGPAVNWTACDKREAQLAGADLRSAVLGRADFSGADLRGANLTGADLSFANLAGARLDDAQLAQVRFLGANLSDTVFTGADLMGARFERTTLTGGSLAGTRLRQANFYQTRAINADLREADLTGADLRQAVLNGARLSGAILQEANLMRAELEQADLSGTDLTRARLDNARLVGANLSGADLTRAQLPGANVDDVILDGARLDNTTWADRRRCRPGSIGECQ; from the coding sequence ATGGCGGGCATTCTCTGGGCAGGTGCGGCGACGGCCGGATGCGACGACCCGCCGGGGCCGGCGGTGAATTGGACCGCCTGCGACAAGCGCGAGGCGCAACTGGCAGGGGCGGACCTGCGCAGCGCGGTGCTGGGGCGGGCCGACTTCAGCGGGGCGGACCTGCGCGGCGCGAACCTTACGGGGGCGGATCTGTCCTTTGCCAACCTCGCGGGGGCGCGGCTGGACGACGCCCAGCTCGCGCAGGTGCGCTTTCTGGGGGCCAACCTGAGCGACACGGTGTTTACCGGGGCGGACCTGATGGGCGCCCGCTTCGAACGCACCACCTTGACGGGGGGGAGCCTCGCCGGTACCCGCCTACGTCAGGCCAACTTCTACCAGACCCGGGCCATCAACGCCGACCTGCGCGAGGCCGACCTCACCGGCGCCGACCTGCGCCAGGCGGTGCTGAACGGCGCACGGCTGAGCGGCGCCATTCTGCAGGAGGCGAACCTGATGCGTGCCGAGCTCGAACAGGCGGATCTGTCGGGCACCGATCTCACGCGCGCGCGGCTGGACAACGCACGTCTGGTCGGCGCAAACCTCAGCGGTGCCGACCTCACCCGTGCCCAGCTACCGGGCGCCAACGTCGACGATGTCATCCTGGACGGCGCGCGCCTGGACAACACCACCTGGGCCGACCGGCGCCGCTGCCGGCCCGGCTCTATCGGCGAGTGCCAATAG
- a CDS encoding carbon-nitrogen hydrolase family protein, whose translation MKHKVAAIQMASGPNVSANLAEAERLVAEASEAGAGLVVLPENFAFFGMADEDKLAVAERDGSGPMQDFLAEQAARHGVWLVGGTIPLAASTEGRVRAACLLYDDQGRRAARYDKIHLFDVELEGDERYTESRTIEPGAEVVVVDTPFGRLGLSVCYDLRFPELFRRMTAAKMDLVVLPSAFTAVTGRAHWETLVRARAIENQCYFIAADQGGYHVNGRETHGDSMVVDPWGVVVARLARGSGVVVAEFDRERLASIRRTFPALTHRRLR comes from the coding sequence ATGAAGCACAAAGTGGCGGCCATTCAAATGGCGTCCGGGCCGAACGTGTCGGCCAATCTGGCGGAGGCCGAGCGCCTGGTGGCGGAGGCCTCCGAGGCCGGTGCCGGCCTGGTCGTATTGCCCGAGAACTTCGCGTTCTTCGGTATGGCCGACGAGGACAAGCTGGCCGTTGCCGAGCGCGACGGCAGCGGCCCGATGCAGGACTTTCTGGCCGAGCAGGCGGCGCGCCACGGCGTGTGGCTGGTCGGTGGCACGATTCCGCTCGCGGCCAGCACCGAGGGCCGGGTGCGCGCGGCCTGCCTGCTGTACGACGACCAGGGTCGGCGCGCGGCGCGCTATGACAAGATCCACCTGTTCGATGTGGAACTGGAGGGCGACGAGCGTTACACCGAGTCGCGCACCATCGAGCCGGGCGCCGAGGTCGTGGTGGTCGATACCCCGTTCGGGCGCCTGGGTCTGTCAGTGTGTTACGACCTGCGTTTCCCGGAGCTGTTCCGGCGCATGACGGCCGCCAAGATGGACCTCGTGGTGCTGCCCTCGGCCTTCACCGCCGTCACCGGCCGCGCCCATTGGGAGACCTTGGTGCGCGCCCGCGCCATCGAGAATCAGTGCTACTTCATCGCCGCGGACCAGGGCGGCTACCACGTCAACGGCCGCGAGACGCACGGCGACAGCATGGTGGTCGATCCCTGGGGGGTGGTGGTCGCCCGCCTCGCGCGCGGGTCGGGCGTGGTGGTGGCCGAGTTCGATCGCGAGCGGCTCGCGTCGATCCGGCGGACCTTCCCGGCGCTGACCCACCGTCGACTGCGCTGA